A single genomic interval of Oryzias latipes chromosome 3, ASM223467v1 harbors:
- the il-17a/f-2 gene encoding interleukin-17A/F-2 isoform X1 — MGSNVIKRVQTLSDHRAALILLNTGDLGDVSSVAGTDPSDRMELPTHSICILMVICCSLRFSSCSDEGVLHPPDCNVTLQFSSEIFSLSRGNGNIHQRSMSPWRWRSTTVRHRIPSTLWEAECDSIFCSNPTSGQPKDYSLNSVPIYQNILVLNHVKGSHCYTASYHLVAVGCTCVWARSNQT, encoded by the exons ATCACAGAGCGGCGCTCATCCTCTTAAATACCGGAGATCTCGGAGACGTGAGCTCAGTAGCTGGTACTGACCCAAGTGACAGGATGGAGCTGCCGACCCACAGCATCTGCATTCTGATG GTTATATGTTGTTCATTGCGGTTCTCTTCGTGCTCTGATGAAGGAGTTCTTCATCCTCCTGACTGCAATGTGACGCTGCAGTTCTCCTCGGAGATCTTCTCCCTCTCCAGAGGGAATGGTAACATCCATCAGAGGTCGATGTCCCCTTGGAGATGGAG GTCCACCACGGTGAGGCACCGGATCCCCTCCACGCTGTGGGAGGCCGAGTGCGACAGCATCTTCTGCTCCAACCCCACCTCAGGACAGCCCAAAGACTACAGCCTGAACTCTGTTCCGATCTACCAGAACATTCTGGTTCTGAACCACGTCAAAGGCAGCCACTGCTACACAGCCTCGTACCATTTGGTGGCCGTTGGCTGCACCTGCGTCTGGGCCAGGTCCAACCAGACttag
- the il-17a/f-2 gene encoding interleukin-17A/F-2 precursor codes for MELPTHSICILMVICCSLRFSSCSDEGVLHPPDCNVTLQFSSEIFSLSRGNGNIHQRSMSPWRWRSTTVRHRIPSTLWEAECDSIFCSNPTSGQPKDYSLNSVPIYQNILVLNHVKGSHCYTASYHLVAVGCTCVWARSNQT; via the exons ATGGAGCTGCCGACCCACAGCATCTGCATTCTGATG GTTATATGTTGTTCATTGCGGTTCTCTTCGTGCTCTGATGAAGGAGTTCTTCATCCTCCTGACTGCAATGTGACGCTGCAGTTCTCCTCGGAGATCTTCTCCCTCTCCAGAGGGAATGGTAACATCCATCAGAGGTCGATGTCCCCTTGGAGATGGAG GTCCACCACGGTGAGGCACCGGATCCCCTCCACGCTGTGGGAGGCCGAGTGCGACAGCATCTTCTGCTCCAACCCCACCTCAGGACAGCCCAAAGACTACAGCCTGAACTCTGTTCCGATCTACCAGAACATTCTGGTTCTGAACCACGTCAAAGGCAGCCACTGCTACACAGCCTCGTACCATTTGGTGGCCGTTGGCTGCACCTGCGTCTGGGCCAGGTCCAACCAGACttag
- the LOC111946253 gene encoding uncharacterized protein LOC111946253 — translation MASLESELTASSLPSGLVLVFILLLLLLTIFLTPLCSDCNRRSFELKDPEAAKSPSALIRVVRLEEVRENPMIEKIQKDEQEFHPKGEAPVIPSQIQQGEPQTNKDSLPGGTPVSFIPWRSHLMAPESKDLNGTAPSDSDSHLFNPMECGRSNDIPSPPANDSPAQQRHGNGEPRSAVTLHFSGPDRNSVYARVSKKLRLTDSPEEKQEGPEEAGPPLPDRNPEMDG, via the exons ATGGCGTCACTGGAGTCAGAGCTCACTGCCTCCTCTCTCCCATCGGGTCTCGTCCTCGTCTTcatcctgctcctcctcctcctcaccatcTTCCTCACGCCTCTCTGCAGCGACTGCAACAG ACGTTCTTTTGAGCTGAAAGATCCAGAAGCAGCAAAAAGTCCTTCGGCTCTCATCCGAGTG GTGAGGCTGGAGGAGGTCAGAGAGAACCCCATGATCGAAAAGATCCAGAAGGATGAGCAAG aGTTTCATCCTAAAGGGGAAGCGCCAGTCATTCCCTCCCAAATCCAGCAGGGGGAGCCGCAGACTAATAAAG actCACTTCCTGGTGGAACCCCTGTTTCCTTCATTCCTTGGAGAAGCCACCTGATGGCGCCAGAGAGCAAAG ATTTAAACGGCACTGCCCCTTCAGACTCCGACTCCCACCTCTTTAACCCCATGGAGTGTGGGCGGAGCAACGACATCCCATCACCTCCAGCCAATGACAGTCCTGCTCAGCAACGCCATGGTAACGGTGAACCTCGTTCTGCTGTCACACTGCACTTTAGCGGTCCAGACAGGAACTCCGTTTATGCCCGGGTCAGCAAAAAGCTCCGCCTTACCGACTCACCTGAGGAGAAGCAGGAGGGGCCGGAGGAGGCGGGGCCTCCACTGCCTGACAGGAACccagagatggatggatga